The window TACAATATGTTACAAATTGAGATGAAACTGGAAAAAGTCTATGTACCGGTAAGTACGGAACCTCTGAATATTACATCAAATTGTTATCCTCTCAACTTGCCACCTTGTCACATTGTCGACTTTTCAACTTGCCAAACAGTTAGAATGGTCAGTGACTTGGTCACAGATATGTCCCTTTATTATAACATTTGAAATCatgcttttacattttttttctctttgaccctttagcattttaaccagccatatccggctgaaatattctacttgttttatgttcgcacgtaaaaagcaccatccgatcgtggccgtttgccagcctcgtctggcacctgtgccagtggcacgtaaaaagcaccatccgatcgtggccgtttgccagcctcatctggcacgtaaaaagcacccactacactcacagagtggttggcgttaggaacggcatctagctgtagaaacattgccagatcagactgggcctggtgcagccttctggcttcccagaccccagttgcaccgtccaacccatgccagcatggaaagcggacgctaaatgatgatgatgatgatgatgatgatgaacagtgtTTTCTTGGCTTTGGTCTGTTTTGTtaatgtaactttttttcttttattttattgtcttcacAGATTAATCGAATTGGTTTGGAACCACAAAGTTTCATTTTCCAAAGTAAAGATGCCTTGACAAACCCTCACAAATTACTGCTGCTAGTCCATGGTTCTGGGGCTGTTCGTGCTGGTCAGTGGGCTCGTAGGTCAGTGGCCTTCTATGTCTTATTTTGTCCATTTCTGTCTTCACTTAGCCTTACTTCTTACGATTAAAGATTTTTGTAAACAAATTATTGCGGCCTGTTTCTCCAGTTATAGTATGGGTTGACTAGAGCTGCAAATCTCTGTATGTAAAAATTTCTATCAGAACATGACACTGTAATTACTCTATGACGCAATCTACAAACTGCTATGTGGTCATTTAACTTACTAGAAATAAGTCTTAAATATCTCAAATCACAGGTAAAAGAGGTAAAAGCTTGCTGGATTATTTAGTTTGAGATAAACTATGTGAAAGGAAACAGGATGGTtgtagctggaatgtctttgatcaggaCTCTGTTTGACCAGAGGGATTAGACAATAACACTTAACAACAAATGGCTTTTGTTCTCTTTGTTTAATCTGGATTATCTGAGTATATTGTTAATTTAGATTACCAACCAGATTACCGAGTATAAAAcgagtttttttaatatattcagtAATAAGAGAGTTAAGTGTGGAACAATAGTTTACGAAAGCAGTTCAGTCTGTGTAGAAGTaagataaatattggtttcaaattttggcacaaggccagcaattttgaggaaggggtttAAACAATTGCACCAACCTCAGGAAAGGAAACTACAATATTTTCCAGTATACAAGTTAAAATTTTTCAGTCCCAAATTTACAACCAATTTTAACTTGTATACTGGAAAATATTGTAGTTTCCTTTCCTTGCTTATAGCTATTGAAACACAAACACGACAATAAAGGAATGGTTAAGCAGCCAATTGGTAGTCATTAGAGTGTCGGATAGAGTACCTCACAGTATTTGTTccgaggtcagctttacttttcgtcctttcaggatgTTATAAAACCCAAACTCGAATATCAaagtttaaaaagttttaattgactaaaaatacagcaatatacaatacaaacgaagattgctaaattgtaagcaaaaccaaacttcaacaCAATAACAGTTTTATGCAGCGAGTTGCTGCATTCTCGACTAACTAAAATCAACACTGAACATATCGTGCTGCAAACAGAACAGAACTCTGCACAGTTGCACTGCAGGCATATAACAGCAATCGAGACAATCAAAATCACAACACAGGGTCAATGAAAATGTGCCAATCTGGGATGATGGATTGGTGACACTGTTAGAGAGTTGCTATGCAGTATCAGCTGCAGCTCTTTGTATTGTGACAGTGTATACTGCAATGATACCTGTGGCAAACAGTATCACCTGAGGTTGGTGGCCTTTTCCTTCAATACACATTAGCTGTATGGAGAGGGAAGACTTTTGTTATTGGGCAGCTCAGTATTACTGGAAAATAATATTACTTTGGCCTTCACATACATGTGCAACTGCATAATCAACCTTGGTCAGTGGAGGCCCTACAAGAGGAATGATCTGACTGCCATCAAATATTGGTATTATCTCAGTGATATCGATCAATGAGGAATTAGTCTTATTGCTTTTGATTCTCAGAGGCATAAATGGTGTGAAATGAATTGAGTTGAAGACAATGTTGCAAGAGCATTTAGATCCATCCAACAATATTCCTTGATTTTAGTGATTAACCCCTTAGcctttaaaccggccatatccggccaaaagtattctgcttgttttatgttcaaactggccatatctggtctctcagactaaccctacaatatcgttttaaaaatgaacagttacctcatcaaaatctcataactacaagattaatgaatgattagttcaaaacaatgtggatgaaaaagcattagttttggcagaataatgtgaacactaaagggttaatgtttctaACCACTATTGGAACCATATTCAGTAACACTCATAGAATCTGTTACAGTGAATGATGTAACTTTCTCTTTGCTAGACTCATCATCAATGACTGCTTAGACAGTGGTTCACAAATGCCATTCATCAAGAGAGCTGTCCAATCCGGTTTTGCTGTTCTCGTCTTAAACACAAACTTAAACAGAAgtaaaaaaattggaaataaaatcAGGGTGAGACATCTGcgagttttgtttgtttgcttttatgcTTCCTGAGGTTAGCAATGTGTGTGTTAGGGTgcctgtatgcgcgtgtgtgtgtggctatcttgcgtatatgtgtgtgttgtggggagATGCATGGAGGTGTGAGTGGGATAGGGGTGACAGGACTCAGGGGTTCGAAGGTATTGGGTGCTTGTGTGGAGTGGGaaggtgtgtatgagtgcatgtgcagtgattaacccttttgataccaaactacCCAATTCAACCCTCTAATTCTATGTTGCAACCTCCCTGTTTTAGATTGACCTTAATTAAAACCTTTTatcaaaacgttgtgttaattaGTTCCaaacaccaccttaataataacctCAGGGCACTGAACTTTTtggaggagatgacaaaagaTCGAGACATATGGCGCCTTCCTATACTCAAAAAGACCCATCCTCTTCAGCAGAAGTGTTATGGTTGCTTCCCCTGGTGAAGAGAATTTACCTGGTTGAGTCCTGTGCTAGTACCACATtaaaaaagcacccaacacacactgtaaaggggttggtgttaggaagggcatccaactgtagaaatcaaactaaatcagactggaacgtGCTGCAGCTTTCCagttgccagccctggtcaacccgtccaacccatgcttgcatggaaaatggacattacagAATAATGATCTCACCTGGCAAGCCAAGtcagaccataacctgtggcctatgccaggggtgtaaccagcccacttatgcatacctttccttcattggacactaaactctgcttgcgaagacctgttgaggcaatcaaaatcaaatttgatgactggtatctgtgccagtggagtgctaagagcatcatccgagtgtgatcgttgccagagcagctgactggcttccctgccagtggcatgtaaaaagcaccattcaattgtggtcgttaccagcgtcgccttattggcacttgtgccagtggcacgtgaaaaaacattcgagcgagatcgttgccagtgccgctggactggctcctgtgcaagtggcacgtaaaaaacaccatttgagcatggctgttgccagtaccacctgactggccctcatgctggtggcatgtaaaagcacccactacactctcagagtggttggcattaggaagggtatccagctgtagaaactctgccagatcagattagagcctggtgcagccatctggttcgccagtcctcagtgaaatcgtccaacccatgccagcatggaaagcggacgttaaacgatgatgatgatgattttattaagttcttcattgttttcaaaattaattgaaacaatgtcagtgtattttaacagaaaaatcGTGGCAAAAAGGTTAAAATCTTCCTGTACTCTATAGTTAAACTTACTATTAATTACTTTTGTTCTCActcaaaattttacttttatcaAAATGTTATCGTTTATTCTGTAGTTAACGCATACTTCTGTGTACTGTAGCAACATAGTTCAGTGTGTTCACAGCAGTTTAACACAGTTCAGTCTCTAGTTAACACACCCCAATAATCTCTCATGTATCTTAGTTCATgtgataaggtggtgagctggcagaatcattaacattaaggcggcgaattggcagaaatgttagcacgccgggcgaaatgcttagcagtatttcatctgccgctacgttctgagttcaaattccgccgaggtcgactttgcctttcatcctttcagggtcgataaattaagtaccagtcacgcactggagtcgatgtaattgacttaatctccttATTTGCCCCctcttatgtttagccccttgtgggcaataaagaaataagaatcattcacatgccagctaaaatgtttggcagcatttctttCTGGCTTTGCTATTGaggttaattttgtctttcatccttttgcgatTGATAAATTGAGAGcctgttgagcattggggttgatgtaatgaacATCTCCCACCCTTCAAAACTGTCAGCCTTGTGTGAAAAATTAGGAGGAATTATTAGTTCATGTGGTCACCTAGTGTGTGTTATACATGTTATGAGTACATGTCACAGGAGGTGTTAGTGTTTTTACTGAATTGGAAATGTagtttaatgaaataaatgttaacaattagtctggtggtggtggttgtgtgtgtagagagaaggCATGGCTATGTGAAATAGGTGtagacatggttccaggttcagccccactgcatggcaccttggacaagtgttttttactatagcgtcatgctgaccaaagccttgagtggatttggtagatgaaaactgaaagaagctggtcatatatgtatacgtgtatctttaggtctgtgtttgtcccccatcaccacttgacaaccagtgttagtgtgtttacatccccttaaaaggataaataccaggctttaaaaaaaagtactgcagATCAATTCCTCGAGGTggtgcctttagtcaaagaaatagacccaaggacttattctttgtaagccttgttcttattctgttggtctcttttgtcaaactgctaagttatggtgatgtaaaaacaacagcatcggttgtcaagcaatattggggggcaaacacagacacacagacatatacacacacatacatatatatatatatatatatatatataatatatatatatatatatatatatacacatacatacgacgggcttctttcagtttccatctaccaaatccattcacaaggctttggtcagcctgagtctatagtagaagacacttacccaaggtgccatgcagtggaactgaacccggaaccatgtggttggtaagcaagctacttaccacacagccactcctgcacctaattctTTAATTTGATATCTTTTATTCTGTGATGTTGCAGGGAAACGGTAGTGCTTTAGAACACCTGTTGTATGTGTGGGACAACTTTGTGGTGGCAGCGAAAGCGAAACATATTGCTTTCGTCTGTCACAGTTACGGTGGAGTGGCAACTGCCAAACTGGTGAGTAATTGTaacttctatattattattattattattattaaatggtgAGCTGTCAATCATtaacatgttgggcaaaatgtttagcagtatttcgtccatctttacatttgaaactattattattatgtcaagagcagtgcatgccgtcaaagAGACCCTGGGATAAAATAatagaagcccagtatacccatcatgactacccatctgataagggtacagaaagtacatgcatcacaaccatatgtgtgcaacatggtgatctcatatcaagataaacagcacatgaccttgcaggtggggcccagttagaattttctgcagGTTGTGTAGCTTATCCTGCTcaaaaaggttcctgaataagggttatttaaagatgttgaacgaaacactcctGTTTctagaggtaaattattcaaaccccaaagaattcctctcaacacatggctatgatgctccctcactatttctgcttgtgatcaaAGTGCTTTGGGGTcagcttgctacactcactcacaatatatGAGATCGTTTCGTTTTTGCTTccacacatcctacaaaggggcgattcactgttattgttgttgttaaattgGAAAGCAATATTTAACACTGTAAGTGCAAAGTTCAGAAGGTTTGTCTTTGCCTGTCAGCCTAAAAGATGcattaaattagaaaataatcaaGTTCTAATCAAATATACCACTAAAATGTGTGACTTTATGCCTATATCATAGATGGTTATTATTGCATTatgagggcagtgagctggcagaatcattagcataccgggcgaatgtgcttagcagcattttgtctgccagtatgttctgagttcaaattccaccgaggtcaactttgcctttcttccttttggggttgataaattaagtaccagtgaaacatggggtcaatgtaatcaactagtcccttcccccaaaatttcaggccttgtgcctatagtaaaaagggttATTATTGCATTATAAATGTACCTCACACAATCTTCTACATGATACACCAACATGtcttacacacaccacatgtagcCTTCTCTCTTCATGTCCATGTTTCACTCCCATACAATACACATTCCTTCTGCTGTCTCCAACAGGCTTAACAGTCAGCATCTCCTTCCATTACCAAACATGGTATCTtagtccagtggttctcaactgggattCATCATGTAAGATTTTTGGGAGTccgtgcaacaaaatagtaaattggggatccaaaATAGCTGTTTAAGAGCCCATGAAAAAATGTTGCTTTTAGATGTATGTCTtgaaagaaacagctgggtttcttccTCTTATGTTTTACATAGTTCGGCCGACACAAAGTTACTGTGTGAAagacaaaatagtaaatttttaGACATTGAATGGCTTTGAGGGGTCCATTAGAATAAAAGTAATGAAAGGGGGTCATAGATAAAAAAACAATCCCTGTCTTAGTCCTTTTGAAATGCCCTCCTTTCAGGTATTCTCAAACTCCACACTGCTGATTTCCTGTGCAAAATCAGGATAACTGTGGCCCATCTGAGAAATGAGCCCTGCTAATTGTTGTGGTTGCTGCAGTGAATGTCATTAGCAATTCCCCATTGCAATCATTTTCATGAGGCGTGGCTAAACATGCCATTTGGTCTGGGGTGTATGACCCCTGCCTTACTCCCTCCCCACCATCTGCTGGTGCGTAATCCACCTTCTccactttcctttttctttgtttccttggttAGATATTTACAGGGCTTTTTTGTTTTCCCTCGATAATTTGGtcttatttgttttaatatttttttctttcttttcttcatgtaaaaatctttatatataaaagtgaggttgtgtgctgtctgtctcctatgatttagattcctaactactcccacattttgcggtgcagtttaaccaaaactgggtgtcttatagtcgtgattcatatcgagcccttctggattgTTGTTATAAGGGttatttaaagatgttgaacgaaacactcatgtttctagaggtaaattattcaaaccccaaagaattcctctcaacacatggctatgatgctccctcactatttctgctcgtgatcaaagtgCTTTGGGGCcagcttgctacactcactcacaatatatGAGATCGTTTCGTTTTTGCTTccacacatcctacaaaggggcgatgagtctacgattttaaaaaaatttaccatcattttttcgctattatataagggaagtaactctctaaaaatgtctactatgagtcaacgatttaaataaaaaatttaccatcatttttttccatttttttgctatgttttggctataactctaaaaatgcttgtatagttatttcccttacaaacctgagcaacaccgggcgatactgcttgtatattaataagaataaagtCCAttgcaaacaacaaaaataaatgattcCATATTCAttcaattgaaaagaaaaaatcaattCCAATCAATTTTTTTGTAttgcatattttcattttccttcaggtACCACTGCAATTATGCATTCTTTACTTGTATTGTTGCACATACAATATTGCATCAATGACATCATATCTACATATTGCATGTGTTTTAACTGTTGAAGGGaggagtggtgatgatgatgacgagggtaGTGGGGTGGTGGTCGATGTCCCTTCAGTGTTGTTCAAGATCCTTTTCTGTCATTTCAGGCCAACAAGAGAAGGGATTTCTTATCAAGGATTTCTGCCGTGGCTTTTACCGATTCCATGCCTGACAATTATATCAATGATGCTGATATTAAAGAATTCTTCAAAAAGGTTCTCTCTATGAGTCTTcctataatacatgtgtgtgtgtgtgcatatatatatatatatacatcaaaatgtatatcaaatggaaatagtaatcgtgatgccagtggcatgtaaaaagcaccatccgaacgtggctgatgccagcgccaccttcactggcttctgtgccggtggcacgtaaaaagcaccaaccgatcgtggccgctgccagcctcccctggcaagtaaaaagcacccactacactctcggagtggttggcgttaggaagggcatccagctgtagaaacactgccagatcagactggagcctggtgcagcccctggcttcccagaccccggtcgaaccatccaacccgtgctagcacggaaaatggacgttaaacgatgatgatgatatatatatatatatattataatatgaggaggtgctgtaaagttcctggctgtaggtaaaagaaaatacaggaggatcagttatgattttattcaaaatattcccctcttggattcacacacttattacagtggttgttcaatttttctaagcccttcaaaaaaaaaaaaaaaaaaaaaatctcagaagGTTCGATCTCCAACCAggtatccttaaagccaggaactcttcagccccccccccccaatctctTTGTATCATACttttgtaatgcttattcattcacactgtttggaattaatcatgcattatatagTAGCttaaagatttcaatgatgtgattgcttatttttagaacggTGTTgttaggtaggtgtgagaggctggatctggccagtttgaacataaaacagaatatttgagccagatatgactGGTTTTAAATTTGTAGAACCTTACAATCTAgactaaaattaataaatatatatatatatgcatatattatatatatatatctgtgccggtggcatgtaaaaagcacccactacactcgcggagtggt of the Octopus sinensis linkage group LG16, ASM634580v1, whole genome shotgun sequence genome contains:
- the LOC115220493 gene encoding cotranscriptional regulator FAM172A homolog isoform X2 — its product is MKLFPSKESGKILLKDPNVISTPQNHNKSKMKRKSLESFKYRFNEKGRLRHIKTGKPFEFNISNNRRDNEKNYEELGEAVTEHIYNMLQIEMKLEKVYVPINRIGLEPQSFIFQSKDALTNPHKLLLLVHGSGAVRAGQWARRLIINDCLDSGSQMPFIKRAVQSGFAVLVLNTNLNRSKKIGNKIRGNGSALEHLLYVWDNFVVAAKAKHIAFVCHSYGGVATAKLANKRRDFLSRISAVAFTDSMPDNYINDADIKEFFKKKSRNWVTSKEPIDTVVNSFNGTVPKVSAGHTKHEMTSWTSFHSIFKYLNEKIPDPSSKTESKAEL
- the LOC115220493 gene encoding cotranscriptional regulator FAM172A homolog isoform X1, with translation MKLFPSKESGKILLKDPNVISTPQNHNKSKMKRKSLESFKYRFNENPNVISTPQNHNKSKMKRKSLESFKYRFNEKGRLRHIKTGKPFEFNISNNRRDNEKNYEELGEAVTEHIYNMLQIEMKLEKVYVPINRIGLEPQSFIFQSKDALTNPHKLLLLVHGSGAVRAGQWARRLIINDCLDSGSQMPFIKRAVQSGFAVLVLNTNLNRSKKIGNKIRGNGSALEHLLYVWDNFVVAAKAKHIAFVCHSYGGVATAKLANKRRDFLSRISAVAFTDSMPDNYINDADIKEFFKKKSRNWVTSKEPIDTVVNSFNGTVPKVSAGHTKHEMTSWTSFHSIFKYLNEKIPDPSSKTESKAEL